gatacaggaggaggtggaggccaggcagcagcaggaggaggagggaggggtagaagtagaggaggaggtggtagaggcaGCGGAAGAGAATGTGGAGGAAGTAGATGAGTTGGAGGAGCAGATAAAGGAGGTGTTTCTCAAAGGATTGCTGCCAGATGAGTCAGGGGAAGAtgagggactaaaagaggagaGTATGGAAGAGGCAGAGGAATCTGAAGAAGGGTGGTCAAATGTGGTGAGCACCTCTATGGTACGGAGAGTAGATTTGAGGACCCAGAATAGTGTAACTATAGTGACAGAGATGAGGCaacaggaaggagggatggaggaggtgaCGGTAGAACAGGTGGAACAGGTGGCGGTTTCAGACAAGGGATTGAAAGAGGATGAAGGATggttagaggagaggaagcaTCAGGCTTTGGTGGAAGGGTTGACAGAGGGGcttgaggaaaggagaggagagataagagtggaaaggaggaggaagaaggtgaCTATAGTGACACAGGATGAGAGTCTTCCAGATGAACTAGAGAAGAAAGCATCTGAGAAGTTGTCAGAGGACCAGATAGGAGGCCATTTTTATAAAGAGGGACAACTTATGGTGAAATTCAATGAACTATTTGCGGCAGAGAAGTTAGGGTTACCGATAGTTACAATTCAGCAGGAGTGGCTCCAAGAACAGGAAAAGGTcagggaggagaaacaggagagagtgGAACAGGTGAAGGTTTCAGGCGAGGGATTGATAGAGGTAAAAGGGGTCTAGAGGATAGGATGCGGCAGATGTCGGAGGAAAGGATGCCAAAGGGAGAGCAGACTGTGGTGAAAACCAAGAAAACAGTGAGAATAATGGAAGAAATGAGGAGAACACAGAAGACACTCGAGGAAAAGTCATCAGATGACATTTTATCAGAGGAAAGGCTGGGTGATGGTTTTTATACAGAGGGGGAAGTTTTGGtgaaattcagaaaggatgtggAGAGGGTTCCACATAGAGTCAGACAAATGGAGAAGccccaagaagaagaagaagaagaagaagaggtagtGGAAGTGAATATGCAGCCATCCCAGCCAGAAGACAAGGACGATTGGGTTGTGCTGCTGGACAGCCTCCCACACAAGATTCTTTATAAGCCTCCAGGTAGGTCCCATCAACCAATCAGCTTTGCTTCTCCCCGTCACCATTGAAACCGTTATGGAAACGCTTGCTTTACCACCACCCACACAATTACCGACAATTCCATCTCAAACATTCCCTCCGCAAAGCTAACCAGCTCTTGAAATTGCCATTTCAATTGAAAGATAAACCTTTGGTGCAGTATGGATTTGTGTGGCTGAGAGAACTGCTGTCTCTACTTTGTCAGTCATGCCAGCCGACTCCGCTCTGGTGCCTGTGGTCTCCACAAGATTCTCTGTGGTGTTAGTAGACACGGTCGAGCAGAGAGCACCAGAGAGGGAATGCATTGAAGTGGAGGCCACACAGCAACAGCCTGAAAGGATTGGTGGAAGCACGGAGACCGTGGCAAATGCAGGAAGATGATTGGTTTATGCTCTTGGACCTGGCTGATCGTGTTCCTTCAGGTGTACCAACCACACCAGTTTCAGGTATGAAGAACTTTCATCAAGCCCTGCTGCTCGTGCTATGCCTCAATTATTTGGATTGAAACAACTGGCCTACAATGACTGATTAATCATCGAACTAGGCTTTGAACTTCATGTCTCTCACGGTTCATTGTGTCTTTTATGTATCAGCTTCTTTGCAAGAGCAAGTTCAGGTGTACGTAGATGAAACCATCTCTTCCATGGTTAAAGTGATGACAGTGgtgcagagagaggagaccagggtgactgtagtggaggagatggaggtacAGGAAGACCAGAGCCGTCTGGAACAGAAACCgtcacagagagagatggaagatgaCTGGTTTGTTCTGCTGGACATTGTTCCCAGAGAACCATCTGTGATTCCATCAGGTATTTCCATGATTTTCATGCACTGCTTCCCAGTCCCACCACAATATTAACAACATCTCCCCTGAGCCTGTGCTTCATACGCTGCAGAAAACTTTCAAATAAGAATAACTAACAAGACATTTGACTATCCACCAAGAGAAGGGCTTCAGATACATTGCTTTGTGTAGTAATTTCAATTATCTTCCAGTATCTGAGGAATGTGTGTTTGTATCAGCTTCTGTGGAAGAGCGTATTCCGGTATACCCTGAGGAAAGCGTCTCCTCTGTGGTTGAGTTGACGacagtagagcagagagaggagagaagggtgacTGTAATGCAAGAGGAGCGACGTCAAGAAGAAGTTCTACTTCCACCACAGCCATCAAGAGAGATGGACGATGACTGGT
This Oncorhynchus gorbuscha isolate QuinsamMale2020 ecotype Even-year unplaced genomic scaffold, OgorEven_v1.0 Un_scaffold_1416, whole genome shotgun sequence DNA region includes the following protein-coding sequences:
- the LOC124022767 gene encoding golgin subfamily A member 6-like protein 6, which produces MMKPPVKYRTAQVAKVATANILERLLQPRQEQSDDWVMQLDHSFEFADTPPFSPPVSLEKEETRQERREVIKRLQEGVFLVEKLREVEVLDERLREVKVLEERLQEVDELEERIQEEVEARQQQEEEGGVEVEEEVVEAAEENVEEVDELEEQIKEVFLKGLLPDESGEDEGLKEESMEEAEESEEGWSNVVSTSMVRRVDLRTQNSVTIVTEMRQQEGGMEEVTVEQVEQVAVSDKGLKEDEGWLEERKHQALVEGLTEGLEERRGEIRVERRRKKVTIVTQDESLPDELEKKASEKLSEDQIGGHFYKEGQLMVKFNELFAAEKLGLPIVTIQQEWLQEQEKVREEKQERVEQVKVSGEGLIEVKGV